The following are encoded in a window of Gossypium raimondii isolate GPD5lz chromosome 13, ASM2569854v1, whole genome shotgun sequence genomic DNA:
- the LOC105782524 gene encoding crossover junction endonuclease MUS81 isoform X2 produces MEKNRRVLCPENEELANYLLQKRQELADKPKGIKENTDVTLSKAYNNICNAQHPIKTLKDLNDIKGVGKWILVLMRGYFDSGSGSSESEEITRKGKNTKGNRRYLPQKNSVAYALLITLYRETADGNEFMHKQDLIDAAEASGLSRAPIVPEKGKGKSSQFGSSSRDWYSGWSCMSMLIKKGLVVKSSCPAKYMLTPEGKEAARECLMKSKMEDPLENLVDVERLSQPDTQDAFVQDLCHSDSDIEEINERAAFKRKTSIDVPLDCLERCTRMGYLKEQVLSAFAEVSETSKNKEISSLWPAVLCRLREDQVYGQEAHNGVQSIWMQSSKNGGDMPNLCTMRACSSSRPSSDGLTADMNVLSVPPLSFGEKFEDTYEVILILDDREQFTSQGARSKKMLEKICSEFKIKIDVRRLPIGDGIWIARHKHISSEYVLDFIVERKKVADLRSSIRDNRYKDQKLRLLRSGLKKLIFLVEGDPNTSEAAESIKTACFTTEILEGFDVQRTSGLHDTLRKYAYLTRAIAQYYKLHLPEDHSKLSGVCPPFNEFIKRCQELDKMTVSDVFSIQLMQVPQVTEEVAIAVVDLYPTLVSLANAYSLLGDVFAQEEMLRKQSNNKVSSVASKNIFRFIWG; encoded by the exons atggagaaaaaTAGGCGAGTACTGTGTCCAGAGAATGAGGAATTAGCAAATTACTTGCTGCAAAAGAGGCAAGAGCTAGCCGATAAACCCAaaggaataaaagaaaacacTGACGTGACTCTTTCAAAGGCTTACAACAACATTTGCAATGCTCAGCATCCCATCAAAACACTCAAAGATCTCAATGACATCAA AGGTGTTGGGAAATGGATTCTAGTGCTTATGCGTGGCTATTTCGATAGTGGTTCAGGAAGTTCAGAATCAGAAGAGATAACTAGAAAGG GTAAAAATACTAAAGGAAACAGACGTTATTTGCCCCAAAAGAACTCAGTGGCATATGCGTTGTTGATTACATTATACAG GGAGACTGCAGATGGGAATGAATTTATGCATAAGCAAGATCTTATTGATGCTGCCGAAGCAAGTGGGCTTTCACGAGCGCCAATTGT GCCTGagaaaggaaaagggaaatcCAGCCAATTTGGAAGTTCTTCTAGGGACTGGTATAGTGGATGGAGCTGCATGTCAATGCTGATAAAGAAGGGATTGGTTGTGAAATCAAGTTGTCCAGCaaa ATATATGCTAACGCCAGAAGGCAAGGAAGCAGCACGTGAATGTCTCATGAAATCTAAAATGGAAGATCCCCTTGAAAATTTGGTTGATGTGGAAAGGCTTTCTCAACCAGACACACAGGATGCATTTGTTCAGGACTTATGTCATTCTGATTCGGATATAGAAGAGATAAATGAAAGAGCTGCTTTTAAGAGGAAAACATCCATTGATGTTCCACTTGATTGTCTTGAAAGG TGTACTCGCATGGGGTACTTAAAGGAACAAGTTTTGTCTGCTTTTGCTGAGGTCTCTGAAACTTCCAAGAACAAGGAGATTTCTTCACTTTGGCCAGCGGTCTTGTGTCGCCTTCGAGAAGATCAAGTTTATG GGCAAGAAGCTCATAATGGAGTGCAAAGTATTTGGATGCAATCAAGTAAAAATGGTGGAGATATGCCGAACTTGTGTACGATGAGAGCCTGTTCTTCCTCT AGACCAAGTTCAGATGGTCTGACAGCAGATATGAATGTCTTAAGTGTTCCACCTCTGAGCTTCGGGGAGAAATTCGAGGATACATATGAAGTAATCTTAATATTAGATGATCGAGAGCAATTTACCAGTCAAGG TGCGCGCTCCAAGAAAATGTTAGAGAAGATTTGCTcagaattcaaaattaaaatagat GTTAGAAGGTTGCCTATTGGAGATGGAATTTGGATAGCTCGCCATAAACATATTTCCAGCGAATATGTTCTAGACTTTATTGTTGAGAGGAAGAAAGTTGCTGATTTACGGTCTTCAATACGGGATAACCGCTACAAGGACCAAAAACTAAGGCTTCTG AGATCTGGACTAAAGAAGCTGATATTTCTTGTGGAAGGTGATCCGAATACTTCAGAAGCTGCTGAAAGCATCAAAACAGC GTGCTTCACAACAGAGATCCTGGAGGGGTTTGATGTTCAGAGAACAAGTGGTTTACATGATACCCTGAGGAAGTATGCGTATCTTACTCGAGCAATAGCTCAATATTATAAGCTGCATCTGCCTGAGGACCATTCTAAATTGTCTGGGGTCTGTCCTCCCTTTAATGAATTTATCAAAAGGTGCCAAGAGCTGGATAAAATGACAGTCAGTGATGTATTTTCCATTCAACTTATGCAG GTACCCCAGGTGACCGAGGAGGTTGCCATAGCCGTTGTCGATTTGTATCCAACACTAGTATCACTTGCCAATGCGTACTCTCTTCTT GGTGACGTATTTGCACAAGAGGAAATGCTTAGGAAGCAAAGTAACAACAAGGTGAGCTCTGTTGCTAGTAAGAATATTTTTCGGTTTATTTGGGGCTGA
- the LOC105783205 gene encoding xanthoxin dehydrogenase, whose amino-acid sequence MATSSNNSIDSSLSSQRLVGKVALVTGGATGIGESIVRLFHKHGAKVCIVDVQDNLGLQVCQSLGNGPNVCFFHCDVTIEEQVRAAVDYAVEKFGTLDIMVNNAGLSGPPYNDIRNYDLSDFEKVMNVNVKGVFLGMKHAARIMIPHEKGSIISICSVSGVIGGLGPHAYTGSKHAVLGLTRNVASELGKYGIRVNCVSPYAVATELAFAHLHEDERTSDVRTGFRAFIGKNANLNGVDLTVEHVANAVLFLASDDAGYISGDNLMVDGGFTSSNHSLRVFR is encoded by the coding sequence ATTAGTGGGGAAAGTGGCATTGGTCACTGGTGGAGCAACCGGCATTGGTGAGAGCATTGTGCGTCTATTTCACAAGCATGGTGCCAAAGTCTGCATTGTTGATGTGCAAGACAACCTTGGCCTCCAAGTTTGTCAATCCCTCGGCAACGGCCCTAACGTATGTTTTTTCCATTGCGACGTGACAATAGAAGAACAAGTTCGGGCCGCGGTTGACTACGCAGTTGAAAAGTTTGGTACACTCGATATCATGGTCAACAATGCCGGATTATCAGGTCCACCGTATAACGATATCCGCAACTATGACTTATCTGATTTCGAGAAAGTAATGAATGTGAATGTAAAAGGTGTTTTCCTTGGAATGAAGCATGCTGCTAGAATTATGATCCCACATGAAAAGGGTTCAATCATTTCAATCTGTAGTGTTTCAGGTGTCATCGGTGGCCTAGGACCTCATGCATATACAGGCTCTAAACATGCTGTTTTAGGCCTTACTAGGAATGTTGCATCTGAGTTAGGTAAATACGGAATAAGAGTGAATTGTGTTTCTCCGTATGCCGTTGCAACCGAATTGGCCTTTGCTCACTTGCATGAGGACGAAAGAACCAGCGATGTACGTACCGGTTTTCGTGCTTTCATCGGGAAAAACGCGAACCTGAATGGGGTGGATTTGACTGTGGAGCATGTGGCTAATGCTGTGCTGTTCTTAGCAAGTGATGATGCAGGGTATATAAGTGGAGACAATCTTATGGTTGATGGTGGGTTTACATCTTCCAATCACTCATTGCGTGTCTTTAGATGA
- the LOC105782524 gene encoding crossover junction endonuclease MUS81 isoform X3, which translates to MEKNRRVLCPENEELANYLLQKRQELADKPKGIKENTDVTLSKAYNNICNAQHPIKTLKDLNDIKGVGKWILVLMRGYFDSGSGSSESEEITRKGKNTKGNRRYLPQKNSVAYALLITLYRETADGNEFMHKQDLIDAAEASGLSRAPIVPEKGKGKSSQFGSSSRDWYSGWSCMSMLIKKGLVVKSSCPAKYMLTPEGKEAARECLMKSKMEDPLENLVDVERLSQPDTQDAFVQDLCHSDSDIEEINERAAFKRKTSIDVPLDCLERCTRMGYLKEQVLSAFAEVSETSKNKEISSLWPAVLCRLREDQVYGQEAHNGVQSIWMQSSKNGGDMPNLCTMRACSSSRPSSDGLTADMNVLSVPPLSFGEKFEDTYEVILILDDREQFTSQGARSKKMLEKICSEFKIKIDVRRLPIGDGIWIARHKHISSEYVLDFIVERKKVADLRSSIRDNRYKDQKLRLLRSGLKKLIFLVEGDPNTSEAAESIKTACFTTEILEGFDVQRTSGLHDTLRKCQELDKMTVSDVFSIQLMQVPQVTEEVAIAVVDLYPTLVSLANAYSLLEGDVFAQEEMLRKQSNNKVSSVASKNIFRFIWG; encoded by the exons atggagaaaaaTAGGCGAGTACTGTGTCCAGAGAATGAGGAATTAGCAAATTACTTGCTGCAAAAGAGGCAAGAGCTAGCCGATAAACCCAaaggaataaaagaaaacacTGACGTGACTCTTTCAAAGGCTTACAACAACATTTGCAATGCTCAGCATCCCATCAAAACACTCAAAGATCTCAATGACATCAA AGGTGTTGGGAAATGGATTCTAGTGCTTATGCGTGGCTATTTCGATAGTGGTTCAGGAAGTTCAGAATCAGAAGAGATAACTAGAAAGG GTAAAAATACTAAAGGAAACAGACGTTATTTGCCCCAAAAGAACTCAGTGGCATATGCGTTGTTGATTACATTATACAG GGAGACTGCAGATGGGAATGAATTTATGCATAAGCAAGATCTTATTGATGCTGCCGAAGCAAGTGGGCTTTCACGAGCGCCAATTGT GCCTGagaaaggaaaagggaaatcCAGCCAATTTGGAAGTTCTTCTAGGGACTGGTATAGTGGATGGAGCTGCATGTCAATGCTGATAAAGAAGGGATTGGTTGTGAAATCAAGTTGTCCAGCaaa ATATATGCTAACGCCAGAAGGCAAGGAAGCAGCACGTGAATGTCTCATGAAATCTAAAATGGAAGATCCCCTTGAAAATTTGGTTGATGTGGAAAGGCTTTCTCAACCAGACACACAGGATGCATTTGTTCAGGACTTATGTCATTCTGATTCGGATATAGAAGAGATAAATGAAAGAGCTGCTTTTAAGAGGAAAACATCCATTGATGTTCCACTTGATTGTCTTGAAAGG TGTACTCGCATGGGGTACTTAAAGGAACAAGTTTTGTCTGCTTTTGCTGAGGTCTCTGAAACTTCCAAGAACAAGGAGATTTCTTCACTTTGGCCAGCGGTCTTGTGTCGCCTTCGAGAAGATCAAGTTTATG GGCAAGAAGCTCATAATGGAGTGCAAAGTATTTGGATGCAATCAAGTAAAAATGGTGGAGATATGCCGAACTTGTGTACGATGAGAGCCTGTTCTTCCTCT AGACCAAGTTCAGATGGTCTGACAGCAGATATGAATGTCTTAAGTGTTCCACCTCTGAGCTTCGGGGAGAAATTCGAGGATACATATGAAGTAATCTTAATATTAGATGATCGAGAGCAATTTACCAGTCAAGG TGCGCGCTCCAAGAAAATGTTAGAGAAGATTTGCTcagaattcaaaattaaaatagat GTTAGAAGGTTGCCTATTGGAGATGGAATTTGGATAGCTCGCCATAAACATATTTCCAGCGAATATGTTCTAGACTTTATTGTTGAGAGGAAGAAAGTTGCTGATTTACGGTCTTCAATACGGGATAACCGCTACAAGGACCAAAAACTAAGGCTTCTG AGATCTGGACTAAAGAAGCTGATATTTCTTGTGGAAGGTGATCCGAATACTTCAGAAGCTGCTGAAAGCATCAAAACAGC GTGCTTCACAACAGAGATCCTGGAGGGGTTTGATGTTCAGAGAACAAGTGGTTTACATGATACCCTGAGGAA GTGCCAAGAGCTGGATAAAATGACAGTCAGTGATGTATTTTCCATTCAACTTATGCAG GTACCCCAGGTGACCGAGGAGGTTGCCATAGCCGTTGTCGATTTGTATCCAACACTAGTATCACTTGCCAATGCGTACTCTCTTCTT GAGGGTGACGTATTTGCACAAGAGGAAATGCTTAGGAAGCAAAGTAACAACAAGGTGAGCTCTGTTGCTAGTAAGAATATTTTTCGGTTTATTTGGGGCTGA
- the LOC105782524 gene encoding crossover junction endonuclease MUS81 isoform X1: MEKNRRVLCPENEELANYLLQKRQELADKPKGIKENTDVTLSKAYNNICNAQHPIKTLKDLNDIKGVGKWILVLMRGYFDSGSGSSESEEITRKGKNTKGNRRYLPQKNSVAYALLITLYRETADGNEFMHKQDLIDAAEASGLSRAPIVPEKGKGKSSQFGSSSRDWYSGWSCMSMLIKKGLVVKSSCPAKYMLTPEGKEAARECLMKSKMEDPLENLVDVERLSQPDTQDAFVQDLCHSDSDIEEINERAAFKRKTSIDVPLDCLERCTRMGYLKEQVLSAFAEVSETSKNKEISSLWPAVLCRLREDQVYGQEAHNGVQSIWMQSSKNGGDMPNLCTMRACSSSRPSSDGLTADMNVLSVPPLSFGEKFEDTYEVILILDDREQFTSQGARSKKMLEKICSEFKIKIDVRRLPIGDGIWIARHKHISSEYVLDFIVERKKVADLRSSIRDNRYKDQKLRLLRSGLKKLIFLVEGDPNTSEAAESIKTACFTTEILEGFDVQRTSGLHDTLRKYAYLTRAIAQYYKLHLPEDHSKLSGVCPPFNEFIKRCQELDKMTVSDVFSIQLMQVPQVTEEVAIAVVDLYPTLVSLANAYSLLEGDVFAQEEMLRKQSNNKVSSVASKNIFRFIWG, translated from the exons atggagaaaaaTAGGCGAGTACTGTGTCCAGAGAATGAGGAATTAGCAAATTACTTGCTGCAAAAGAGGCAAGAGCTAGCCGATAAACCCAaaggaataaaagaaaacacTGACGTGACTCTTTCAAAGGCTTACAACAACATTTGCAATGCTCAGCATCCCATCAAAACACTCAAAGATCTCAATGACATCAA AGGTGTTGGGAAATGGATTCTAGTGCTTATGCGTGGCTATTTCGATAGTGGTTCAGGAAGTTCAGAATCAGAAGAGATAACTAGAAAGG GTAAAAATACTAAAGGAAACAGACGTTATTTGCCCCAAAAGAACTCAGTGGCATATGCGTTGTTGATTACATTATACAG GGAGACTGCAGATGGGAATGAATTTATGCATAAGCAAGATCTTATTGATGCTGCCGAAGCAAGTGGGCTTTCACGAGCGCCAATTGT GCCTGagaaaggaaaagggaaatcCAGCCAATTTGGAAGTTCTTCTAGGGACTGGTATAGTGGATGGAGCTGCATGTCAATGCTGATAAAGAAGGGATTGGTTGTGAAATCAAGTTGTCCAGCaaa ATATATGCTAACGCCAGAAGGCAAGGAAGCAGCACGTGAATGTCTCATGAAATCTAAAATGGAAGATCCCCTTGAAAATTTGGTTGATGTGGAAAGGCTTTCTCAACCAGACACACAGGATGCATTTGTTCAGGACTTATGTCATTCTGATTCGGATATAGAAGAGATAAATGAAAGAGCTGCTTTTAAGAGGAAAACATCCATTGATGTTCCACTTGATTGTCTTGAAAGG TGTACTCGCATGGGGTACTTAAAGGAACAAGTTTTGTCTGCTTTTGCTGAGGTCTCTGAAACTTCCAAGAACAAGGAGATTTCTTCACTTTGGCCAGCGGTCTTGTGTCGCCTTCGAGAAGATCAAGTTTATG GGCAAGAAGCTCATAATGGAGTGCAAAGTATTTGGATGCAATCAAGTAAAAATGGTGGAGATATGCCGAACTTGTGTACGATGAGAGCCTGTTCTTCCTCT AGACCAAGTTCAGATGGTCTGACAGCAGATATGAATGTCTTAAGTGTTCCACCTCTGAGCTTCGGGGAGAAATTCGAGGATACATATGAAGTAATCTTAATATTAGATGATCGAGAGCAATTTACCAGTCAAGG TGCGCGCTCCAAGAAAATGTTAGAGAAGATTTGCTcagaattcaaaattaaaatagat GTTAGAAGGTTGCCTATTGGAGATGGAATTTGGATAGCTCGCCATAAACATATTTCCAGCGAATATGTTCTAGACTTTATTGTTGAGAGGAAGAAAGTTGCTGATTTACGGTCTTCAATACGGGATAACCGCTACAAGGACCAAAAACTAAGGCTTCTG AGATCTGGACTAAAGAAGCTGATATTTCTTGTGGAAGGTGATCCGAATACTTCAGAAGCTGCTGAAAGCATCAAAACAGC GTGCTTCACAACAGAGATCCTGGAGGGGTTTGATGTTCAGAGAACAAGTGGTTTACATGATACCCTGAGGAAGTATGCGTATCTTACTCGAGCAATAGCTCAATATTATAAGCTGCATCTGCCTGAGGACCATTCTAAATTGTCTGGGGTCTGTCCTCCCTTTAATGAATTTATCAAAAGGTGCCAAGAGCTGGATAAAATGACAGTCAGTGATGTATTTTCCATTCAACTTATGCAG GTACCCCAGGTGACCGAGGAGGTTGCCATAGCCGTTGTCGATTTGTATCCAACACTAGTATCACTTGCCAATGCGTACTCTCTTCTT GAGGGTGACGTATTTGCACAAGAGGAAATGCTTAGGAAGCAAAGTAACAACAAGGTGAGCTCTGTTGCTAGTAAGAATATTTTTCGGTTTATTTGGGGCTGA
- the LOC128036014 gene encoding probable inactive purple acid phosphatase 27 — protein sequence MEKPFSPLIIFFIIFISDFPHLYSPYRLHPSITASTLVHRTHTAVSDFHVINRRTLFQCPDPNPFLQINVSKSSTLLSNEEFVAVIVSGVLVPMATDWIAMISPSHSNIGSCLGSKSFYVQTGDLSDLPLLCHYPVKAKYVSSDPTYLSCEKKDCRKYNKNGKCEIRTCSASVIFHVINIRTDIEFVFFAGGFHTPCVLKTTLPFKFSNPNAPLYGHLSSIDSSATSMRLTWISGDKKPQQVIYGNGKSQISQVTTFSQDDMCSTFIPSPAQDFGWHDPGYVHTAIITGLQPSTIFNYKYGSDAVGWSDEIEFRTPPTGGSDELKFLVFGDMGKAPLDAAIEHYIQPGSLSVVKAMVEEMRNGSVDSIFHIGDISYATGFLVEWEYFLHLITPLASKVSYMTAIGNHERDYAGSGSRYVTPDSGGECGVPYETYFPMPTAAKDKPWYAIEQASVHFTVISTEHDWTQNSEQYKWMIKDMESVDRSKTPWLIFAGHRPMYSSYNGLITVDATFRKVVEPVLLANKVDLVLFGHVHNYERTCSIFKSECWAMPRKDENGTDTYDNGNYKAPVHAIVGMAGYSLEKFPSFAAGWSMKRISEYGYVRAHATRDDLMLQFVNSTRTVIDSFRITKSKIL from the exons ATGGAAAAACCCTTTTCTCCTctcatcattttcttcatcatcttcatctcgGATTTCCCTCATTTATATTCTCCATACCGATTACATCCCTCGATCACCGCCTCAACCTTGGTACATCGAACCCACACCGCGGTATCCGATTTTCATGTCATCAATAGAAGGACATTGTTTCAATGCCCAGATCCAAACCCTTTTCTCCAAATCAATGTTAGCAAAAGTTCTACCCTTCTCTCAAATGAAGAGTTTGTGGCAGTGATTGTTAGTGGAGTGTTGGTTCCTATGGCAACTGATTGGATTGCCATGATTTCGCCTTCACATTCTAA CATTGGAAGTTGTTTGGGAAGCAAATCATTTTATGTACAAACTGGTGATCTTAGTGATCTTCCTCTTCTTTGTCATTATCCGGTTAAG GCAAAATATGTTAGCAGTGATCCAACGTATCTAAGTTGCGAGAAGAAAGATTGcagaaaatataataagaatGGGAAATGCGAAATCAGAACATGCAGTGCCTCCGTAATATTCCATGTCATTAACATCAGAACTGACATCGAGTTTGTGTTCTTCGCCGGTGGCTTCCACACCCCTTGCGTTTTGAAGACCACCCTtcccttcaaattttcaaatccCAATGCCCCCTTGTACGGTCATCTCTCCAGCATCGATTCATCTGCAACTTCG ATGAGATTAACATGGATAAGTGGGGATAAGAAGCCTCAACAAGTGATTTATGGGAACGGGAAATCACAGATTTCACAAGTTACTACTTTTTCGCAGGATGATATGT GTTCTACTTTTATTCCAAGTCCTGCCCAGGATTTCGGGTGGCATGACCCTGGTTACGTACACACGGCTATCATCACCGGACTTCAACCTTCGACCATCTTCAACTACAAATATGGAAG TGATGCAGTTGGATGgagtgatgaaattgaattcCGGACACCGCCGACCGGAGGATCAGATGAACTCAAATTTCTTGTATTCGGTGATATGGGAAAAGCTCCACTTGATGCTGCTATTGAACACTACATTCAG CCAGGATCTCTATCAGTGGTAAAAGCAATGGTAGAGGAAATGAGAAATGGAAGCGTAGACTCCATTTTTCACATTGGGGACATAAGCTATGCAACAGGCTTCTTAGTTGAATGGGAGTATTTCCTTCACCTTATAACCCCTTTGGCTTCTAAGGTTTCTTACATGACAGCGATCGGAAATCACGAGAG GGATTATGCAGGTTCGGGGTCTCGTTATGTGACTCCGGACTCCGGCGGAGAATGTGGAGTTCCCTACGAGACTTATTTCCCGATGCCAACCGCAGCAAAGGATAAGCCATGGTATGCCATAGAACAAGCCAGTGTTCACTTCACTGTCATTTCAACAGAACATGATTGGACCCAAAATTCTGAACAG tACAAATGGATGATAAAGGACATGGAATCAGTTGATCGATCGAAAACACCTTGGTTAATCTTTGCAGG GCACAGGCCAATGTATAGCAGCTATAATGGTCTAATCACTGTCGACGCTACTTTCCGTAAAGTCGTAGAACCGGTCCTGCTGGCTAACAAG GTGGATCTGGTTCTTTTCGGACATGTTCATAACTATGAGAGGACATGTTCGATTTTCAAGTCTGAATGTTGGGCAATGCCGAGGAAAGACGAAAATGGGACAGACACATATGATAATGGTAACTACAAAGCACCAGTACATGCTATTGTTGGAATGGCTGGATACAGTCTTGAAAAATTCCCAAGCTTT GCAGCTGGATGGAGTATGAAAAGGATTAGTGAATATGGTTATGTTAGAGCACATGCAACAAGGGATGATCTAATGCTACAG TTTGTGAACTCAACAAGAACAGTAATTGATAGCTTTCGCATCACCAAAAGCAAAATACTTTGA